In the Methylosinus sp. LW4 genome, CCTCGCGCCGGAGAGCTTCGCGCCGCCGGGGCCGGGACATGTGCAGCTGCGTCCGCTCGCGGGCGGCTTGAACTTCCGCGACGTGCTCAATGTGCTCGGCCTCTATCCCGGCGATCCGGGCGAGATCGGCGGCGAGCTGGCCGGCGTGGTGACGGCGGTGGGCGAGGGCGTCGAGGGTTTCGCGGTCGGCGATCGCGTCTTCGGCTTCGCGCCGGGCGGCGCTTTCGCGACCGCGGTGAACACGCCCTATCCTTTCCTGACGCATCAGCCGGAGCGCATCAGCGCGGCGGAGGCGGCGACGCTGCCGGCGGCCATGCTGACCGTCATGCTGGGCTATGAATGGGCGCTGCCGAAAAAGGGCGAGCGCGTGCTGATCCATGCGGCCTCTGGCGGCGTCGGCCTCGCGGCCGTGCAGCTCGCGCAAAAGGCGGGAGCGATCGTCTACGCCACGGCGAGCTCGCCCAAGCAGCAGACGCTGCGCGATCTCGGCGTCGAACATATCTACGATTCACGCACGCTCGATTTCGCTGATGAGATTTTGGCGGACACCGGCGGCGCCGGCGTCGATGTGGTGCTGAACAGCCTGACGAGCGAAGGCTTCGTCGCCGCCACTGTGCGCGCGACGGCGCAGGGCGGCCGCTTCATCGAGATCGCCAAGCGCGACATTTGGACAGCCGAAGCGATGGCCGCGGCGCGGCCCGACATCGCCTATCACATATTGGCGCTGGACGATGTGATGCGCGACGATCTCCCGCGCATCGAGCGAATGCTGGATAAGCTCGCCGAGGATCTTCGCCGCGGCGAATTGCGGACGCTGCCTTTCATGGCCTATCCGATCACCGAGGCGAAAACGGCCTTCCGCTGCATGCAGCAGGCCCGCCACATCGGCAAGATCGTGCTCACCGTGCCGGAGGCGCCCGCGCCGCGTCGCGATCGAAGCTATCTCGTCACCGGCGGCCTCGGCGCGCTCGGCCTGCGCGCGGCGGAATTTCTGGCGCAGCAGGGCGCCGGACGCCTCGTGCTCACCAGCCGCCGCCCACCGGACGACAGCGCGAAAGAGACGATTGCGGCGATCACGTCGCAATATGATTGCCAAGTCGACGCCATCACGGCCGATGTCGGCGACGAAGCGAGCCTCCGCGCTCTGCTCGAGGGCGTGCGGCGCGACGGACCGCCGCTCGGCGGCGTCTTCCATCTCGCCGGCGTGCTGGACGATGCGCTGATCCCGCAGCAGACGCCGGAAAAAGTGCGGAGGACCCTCGCGCCGAAAGCGCTCGGCGCCTGGCTGCTGCATGTTTTGACGCTCGAGGACGCGCCGGAGCTCTTCGTGATGTTCTCCTCGGCGTCGGCCGTTCTCGGCTCGCCGGGGCAGGCGAATTACGCGGCGGCCAACGCCTTCCTCGACGGTCTCGCGGCGCATCGCCATGCGCTGGGCCTGCCGGCGGCGAGCGTGAATTACGGGCCTTGGGCCGAGGCCGGCATGGCGGCGAGCGAGGCCGCGCGCGTCAATCTCGGAAGGCAAGGGCTGACGCCCTTGAAGCCGGCGATGGCGCTCTCAGCCATGGCGGAGATGATCCGTCATGGCGCAACGCAGGCCATCGTCATCGGCGCGCAATGGCAGCGCATCGCCAAGCTGATGGGACCGACGCGCCCGCCCATGCTGGAGCATGTGCTGCCCAAGGCCGCCGCGGCTCAGGCCTTCGACGGCGCTTTTTTGAAGCAGCTCGAAAAAGTGCCGGAGGCGCAGCGCGCCGACTTCCTGACCGAGCATCTGCAAGGGCAATTGCAGCATATTCTGGGGCTCGCGCAGCCGCCCGCGCCGGACAGCCGCTTCCTCGAGCTGGGGATGGATTCGCTGATGGCGGTGGAACTGCGCAATCGCCTGCTCGGGCAATTCGGCGCCTCGGTCTCCATTCCTTCGACCGTCGTCTTCGATCATCCGACGCTGCGCGCGCTGGCCGAATATCTCGCCAGCCAGACAGCAGGGGGCGGCGCGGTGGAAGCGGCGGAACCGGAGAGGGCGCTCGTGGAACCGCCGTCGTGAGCGGTTCCGAGCCTCCCCTGGCCCATAGGGACGCGACGTGACGACAAAGACGCTTTTATGAGCAATTTTCTGAGCTTGCAGGCAATCTCAGAGACTAGCTTTCCTTGACAGCGCGTGTCTCGAAAGCTAGTACCGTCAACAGGTCGTTAATTCGGCCGCCCCGAGCTTTACGCTCGTGTCATATTTGTAATTCGCGCTCCAAAGGGCGGCTGGCACGGATGAAAATACATGCGTGCATCATCATCGGCCTGACGGCGGTCGGCGCGATACTCGCGCCCGCCAGCGCCGAGACTTTGCCATCGGCTCTCGCGAGCGCCTATGCCTATAATCCCGATCTCAACCAGCAGCGCGCCAGCGTGCGCGTGCATGACGAGAGCGTCGCCAAAGCCTGGAGCGGCCTGCGGCCCAACGCCTCGGTGATCGCCGGCCTCGGCGCCATGCGGACCGAATTGCTGGTGCCGACGATCCGCCTGCCCTTCATGCATGAGCGCATCTATCTGCATGGCGACCATGACGGCAATCCGCAGGCCGTGACCGTCAATGTCTCGCAGACGCTCTTCGACGGCGGCCGCACGCTCAACAATGTGAAGAAAGCCGAATCCACCGTTCTCTCGGCGCGCGCCAATCTGCGGCTGATCGAGCAGGCGGTCCTGCAGAACGCGGCGACCGCCTATATGGACGTGCTGCGCGACACGGCGATCCTGTCGCTGCGTCAGAACAATATTCGCGTGCTGGAGCTGCAGCTCGCCAACACGCGGGAGAATGCGGCCGCCGGCTATCTGACCGAGACCGACGTCGCTCAGGCGGAAGCGGCCCTGTCGCAGGCGCGCTCCGATCTCTATGGCGCGCAGGCGCGGCTGAAGAGAAGCGCGGCCAGCTATCATCGCATCGTCGGCGAGGAGCCCAAGCGGCTGCAGCCCGCGGGCTCGGTGGAAAAGCTGCTGCCGCGCAGCGTCGAGGACGCCATCGCCATCGCCACAGGCGCTCACCCCGGCGTGGAGGCGGCGCATCATCAGGTCGATGCGGCCGAATTCGCCGTCCATGCCGCGGAGGCGGATCTTCTTCCATCCGCCTCGGTGAGCGGCCAGCTCTCGCAGCAGAACGACTTCTTCCTGGGCCTGCCCGGATGGCGGCAATTCAGCTATGGCGTCAATGTGAACTTCCGCGTTCCGCTCTATCAGGGCGGCGCCGATTTCGCCTCGGTGCGCCAGGCGAAGGAGCAGGTGGGCCAGGCCCGCTTCGGCGTGGATATGCAGATGGGCGACGCGCGCGCCAATGTCGTCGGCAGCTACGCCTCGCTGGAGGCCGCCAAGCTGCAGATGAAGTCGGACCACGCCACGGTGAAAGCCGCAGAAATGGCGCTCAACGGCGTGCGCGAGGAGGCGAAGGTCGGCCTGCGCACGACGCTCGACGTTCTCAACGCGCAGCAGAGCCTGCTTCATGCGCGGGTGAATGTCGTCGTCTCACAGCATGACGTCGTCGTCGCCTCCTATGCGGCGCTGGCCTCGATCGGCCGGCTGAACCGGGCGGCGTTGAATCTGGACGTCGAGCATTACGACGCCGAGCAGCACTTCGAGAATGTGCGCGGCAAGTTCTTCGGCGTGGATACGCCCTGAACGACCTGCCGAGAATATCCCGTCGAAGAGCCGGCTTTCCTCAACGAGACGGCTTTCTCAACGAGCTGGCTTGGCGGCGACGAGCTCTCCGAAGAGATAGGCGTCCACTCTGAGCCCGACGGGCAGCTTGGCGTCGTCGTCGAGATCGATGAGCACTTGCAGGACCTTCGTGTCGACGCGGTCGCCGGGACGCCCGGTCTGCACGATCTTCGAGCCCATTCGCGACGACACCCAGCTCACGCGGCCCTGGAACTTGCGCCCCGGATAGGCGTCGCTGACCACCTCGACGCGCTGATCCGGCGTCACCTTGCCGATGTCGGTCTCGTCCACCTCGGCGCGCACCTTGAGGCCGCGCAGATCGCCGACGATCGCGACCGCCGTCGGCGGCACATTGGTGACAGTCTCGCCCACCTCATGGGTGCGGCGCAAGACGGTTCCCGCCACCGGCGAACGAATGAAGGTCTTGTCGAACATCGCTTTCGCCGAGGCCAGCTCCGCATCGGCGAGCCGCAGCCGCGCGCGCGCGGCGTCGACGTCCTCGGAGCGCGCCCCGCTCTGCAATTGCGCGAGGCGCTGGGCGGCGACGGTGCGGCGCGCCTCGCTGGCGTCGAGATTGGCCTTCGTCTGATCGAGCATCGCCTGCGGCGAGACGCCCCGCTTGGCCAGCGGCAGCCGGCGCTCATAGTCGCGCCGCGCATATTTGAGCCCGGCGTCGGCTTCCGAAAGAGCGGCCTCAGCCTCGCGCAGCTCCTCGGCGCGCGCGCCATGCAGAATGCGGTCGAGCTCGGCCTGACGGAGCGCGAGCTGCGCCTGCGCGGAGGCGACGCGCGCGCTCTGCTCGGCGTTGTCGATGATGGCGATGATCTGCTCCGCCGTCACCTCGTCATTCTCCTCGACCTTGAATTCCTTGATGACGCCGACGATCTGCGCGGAGATCTCGCGCTCCTTGCTATTGGGCTCGACGACGCCGGGCGCGGCGGCGACCCGATGCTGCGAGACGAGCTTGGTGCTCGATGAGAGCGCCTGCTCCGCGCGGCCGCTCATCGTGGACGATACGGCGGCGAGGCCGACGAGAAGAAGAATGGCCGGCGACGGCCGATCGAGTTTCATGACGCGCTCCCTGCGCCGAAGGAATGGGACGATTCTGGAGGCTTATCGACGATGCGGCCGTCCTCCAGATGCAAGACGCGATTCGCGAACTGAAAAATGCGAAAGTCATGCGTGACGATGACGACGGCGCGGCGGCCGTTGCGCGCGAGCGCCTGCAGAAGCTCCATCGCCTTCAGACCATTCTCGGAATCGAGCGCCGCCGTCGGCTCGTCGGCGATGAGGATCTCGGGATCGGCGGCGAGCGCGCGCGCGATCGCCACGCGCTGCTTCTGTCCGATGCTGAGCTCCGCCGGAAAAGCGTCGATGCGATGACCGAGGCCGACGCTGCCGAGCAGCTCATGCGCCCGGACACGCGCGACATCCTTATCGACGCCCATGAGATCGAGCGCGACCATCACATTCTCCGTCGCCGTCAGCATCGGGAACAGATTATGCGCCTGAAAGATGAAGCCGAAATGTTGAAGGCGGAGCTCGGCGAGCCGATCTTCGTCCAAAGTCTCGGTGGACTTGCCGCAAATGGTGATCTTGCCGGCGGTGGGGCGCAGCAGATGGCCGAGGATATGGACCAGCGTCGTCTTGCCGCTGCCGGAAGGGCCGACGAGGAGCAGGACTTCCGCCGGCAGAATATCGATGTCGATATTCTTCAGAACCTGGACGGCGCTCGGCCCTTCGCCGAAATTGTGAACGAGGCCGCGCGCGCTCAAAATGGGCTGCATCATCGGAACACCTTCACCGGATCGATCGTCATCACCTTGCCGATCGAGCCGATCGAGGCGGCGACGCACATCAGCATTGTCGCCACGACGATGCCGAAGGCGAGCCAGAGCGGCACCTCCGGCGCGGAGCTGAGATTGCGGGTGAAGATCACGACGACGCCGATGACGCCGAGGCCGATCGCCGCGCCGAACACGCCGCCGAGCACGGCCTGCTGCACGATGATGCGGTAGAGATAGGAGCGCGGGCCGCCCATGGCGCGAATGACGGCGTATTCCGGCAGGCGGTCCATCGTGCTGGCGTAGAGAGTCTGCGCGACGATGACGACGCCGACGAGCAGCGCCAGCAGAGTGGAGCTGACCAGCGTGATGCCGGCGCCGGTGGTCACGAGCCAATAATATTGGCTGCGCCAGGCGAGCTGTCCCGCCGTCAGCACCTCGACCTCCGACATGCGCGCGGCGAGCGCCTCGGCCACGGCCTCCGGTCTATAGCCCTCGGCGACGCGCACCAGCACATAGGCGATGTCATTGTCCGGCGCATAGAAGAAGGATCGCGCCTTGGCGAGCGACATGAACACATAGGGCGCCTGGGTGAAGGTCCTTATGCCGTCCGTGAAGCCGACCACGCGAATTCTGTGGCTGTTGATCTCGACCGTCTCGCCGAGCGTGCGAATGCCGAGCTTATCGGCATAGAGGCGATCGATCACCGCGCCGTCCGGCTCCGCCAGCGCCTCTTTCGCGCTCGGCCCCTCGACCATGGCGAAGGGCAGGCCCATGGTCGAATCGGGATCGATGCCGATGACGATGACGATCTGCCGAACGCCGTCCGGGCGCTTCAGAAAGCCGAAGTGGAGCATATAGGGCTCGGCCGCCGCGACGCCCTCCACCGACAGCGCCTGAAAGCGCCGCCGCTCCTGCAGAGGCGTCGCGAGATCGACGCTGGGCACGCCTTCCGCCGTGATCCAGAGATCGGCGCCGGCGTGATCGACGACGGTCGAGATCGTATGAACGAAATTCAGCAGCATTCCGAGCTGAATGCCCATCAATATCGTGGAGAAGGCGATGCCGGTGAGCGTGATGGCGAAGCGGATGCGATCATGGACGAGATTTCGCCATGCGATGAGCAAGGTCATCCGCGCGCCTTTCGACGCGGCGGCCGAGACGCTCTCGGCGCGGCTTTTCAGCGCGTATAGGGTATCGCCGGACACAAGGACCCTTTCCACCTCGCCGCCAGCCGCCCCGCGGGGGACATTGCGGCGCCCTCGGAAAATACTCAAGCCGAGGCGCATTCCGCGCCTCGGGGCGGAAGAGGAACGTCCTCCGTCACACAAGCTATTATAAAGCCATTGCTTTCTATAGTCTCGACAGCATAGGCGGACATGGTTTCCCGATCCTGGATTCGAATGCTCCCCTGTGGCGAAAAATCGACCGCTTCGAGCGATTTCAGCCTTCCGTCGACGCCGGAGCCGAGCAGCTTTCCCACCGCCTCCTTGGCTCCCCAGAGCCGGGTGATCCATTCGGCGCGACGGGACGCTGCGAGCGCCTTCACCTTCTCGCGCTCGTCAGGGCCGGCGACGGCGGCGAGAAATCCATCGTCCCGATCGGCGATCCGCTCTATGTCGACGCCGACGCGCCCGCTATGGGCGGCGGCGATCGCCCGATCCTCGCAATGGGCGATGCTGACATGGGGCAGGGCCTCGCGCCCGTCCGCGCCGGCGACATAGGGGCGGCCGGCCGGGTCGGATCGGAGGAGGATCGCGGCCGGATGCGCCATTTCGGCCCCCGTGCGGTCGCTGATCCAGCGTCGGACGCAATCCTTGGCGACCGTGCGGCCGAGCAGCCATTGGCGCTGGCGCGCCGGAAAGCGGGTGTGGCTCTCATAGACGGCGGCTTCCTCGAGGCCGAGACAATCGCGCGCGAGCATTCGCGGATCGAATTTGCCGAGATCGGGCTCGGCGAGGTGGAGGACCAGCGGGCCGTCGGCCGTGTTCCCGACCGGCGCGGGCCGGCCGAGCAGAAATTGTCCGGGCGCGCGGCGGTAATCGACGAGCCGCCGCTCCCATTGGAATTTCCAGCAGCGCAAATCCGCGATACGCATCCAGACGCCGCCTTCGCCATCCTCCACCTCGACATCGGCGTGAATGGTCTTGCCGTCGGTCTTGCGCAGCTCGATGCGCACGGGGACGAGCGATCCCGCGGGCGGCGTCGGCCGATAGAGCTCGAGCTTGCCGAGCCCCACGGGAAACGCATAGCGATCCCGCTGCATCGCATGGACGCCCACCATCTGGCAGATAGCGTCGAGCACGCAGGGCTGCAGCAGCAGCTGAGGCTCCGTTGTGGAGCGAAACAGGCCGGCGGGCGAGGGGATGCGCAAATGGCCGGCGATGCGCCGATCCTCGACGAAAACCTCGCCGAAGAGGCAGCGGAAGGCCGGCCCATGGAACAAATGACGCTCGGCGTAGAGGTGCGCGGCGTCGATCCTGAGCGCGGTCCCTGCGTCGAGCGCGTCGAAATCCGGGAACAGCTCCAACAGATAGTAGCGGCCGAACAGCAGCGTCGCCTCGATCGACGGCCCGCTCTGGCCTTCGGCGCGAATGGCGGCGCGCACGAATGTAGCCTCGCGCTGCGGATCATAGCGGTCGAGACGCGCTTCGATCGTCAAAATTGCGGACTCGGCGTCGACGAGATCGATCCATCTCGTCGCCTTTATCTCCTCGACGCCGATGAGCCCCTGTCCCGGAACGACACAGGCCGCGACCTCCGCCATCGCCTCTATGCTCATCGTCATCGGCAGCACGGGCAGACAGGCCGAGAGCGGCTTGACGCCGGGCGCGTGAACAAAGGCGTGGTCGGCGAGATAGAGGTCCTCGTCGAGATGCAGGACGCGCTCGACGAGGACGCTCTCGCCTTGCGTCGCGGCGATGACGCGGCCGACGAAAGGCAGCGCGCCGCCGCGTCTCGACACGATCCGATCCCGAGCTTCGAGCACGGCGTCCATGCGATCCGCGCTCAGATCTTCTCGAGCACGAGGCCGGTCGCGGTGAGGCCGGGGCCGAAGCCCAGCGCCACGACATGCGCGCCCGTGGGAATGGAGCGCTCCTCGACGATCGCCTTCAGAATATGCGGCACGGTGGCGGAGGACATATTGCCATTCTCGAAGAACACATTCTTGCTCATCGCCACCTGATCGTCGTCGAGCTTCAGCTCGGATTGGATATGCTCGACGATCTTGGGTCCGCCGGGGTGAATGGCGAAATAGAGCCGGCTGCGCTCGCGCTCGAAATCCAGCCCGGCGCGGCGCAAAAGGTCCTCGACAAAGCCTTTGACCGCGGCCTTGATGACCACCGGCACCATGATCGACAGGCTCATATGGAAGCGCGTCGGACCCGGCACCCAGGTCATGTCGTCGGCCGAGTCGGGAAGCAGATGCTCGTTATAGGCGAGCACCTTGAGGCCGGAGAGGCCCTGGCTCCTCAGATAATCCTCGGTGACGGCGGAGTATTTGATGAAGCCGTCCGCGAACAGAGTCATGGTGATGATGTTCTGCGCGGTGAGCTCCTCGGCGTCGCGATGCGCGGAGAGAATCTCCGTATGCACGATATCGACGCGCTCCTTCGGCGGCGTGACGCCCATATGGGAGGAGGCGAGAAAGCCATGCGCCATGCGTATGGCCGGAAAGGCGCCGTAGCAGCCCATATGATAGCTGTGCGTGACGGTCGTGCGCAGCCAGCCCTTTTTCGCGGTCATGCGCTCGACCGGGCTCGGCGCGAGATAGCCCGAGCAGGTGACATGGATGAGATCGTCCGGCGCCTCGAAAACATCGGCGTATAGTTTCTCGAGGCAATCATCCGCGACATGCGCGTAGCTCTCGTGCCGCGCCTTCAAATCCTTCGGATTGAGATCGCGGTAATTGTCGAAGAGCCGCATATATTCTTCTTCCGGCTCGGCGACGGAGAATTCGCCGTCGGCGAAGACGATATCCTTCAGGCGCGGAAAAAAGACGAGCTGGCGCGCTTTCACGACCGAGGGAGACAGTCCGTAATTGGAAAATTTCTGCCTGATCTCCTGATGCTTGGCGAAGAACGCCTCTTTGTCGGTCAGACCGTTGCGCGAGCAGAAGGCGCGCGCGAATCCATAGGCGCTGAGCTCCAGCGTCAGACCTTGCGGCGTCGGATCGGCCATGCGCACCGGAACGAAATCGGTGAGGCAGCAAGCATTTTTGACGCTGGCGCGCGTAAGGCGCTCGGTAAGTGCGAAAGACATTTTTTAAACCCCCTCTTCGACCCGCCCGTTTCGACGCCTCATTGGCGCAGCGCCAATTGCGCAATTCTCTGCATGCTCGCCGCGACGACGATCTCTGGATTTCCGGTCGCGCCGCGCGCCAGCTCGTCCAGGCATTCCTGCCGTCCCTGCTCGATCTCGAGCGTGCGAATGTCCTTGGATTCGTAGAGCCGGCGCAATTCGTCCGTGACCATGCCCCCGTTCCACGGCCCCCAATTGATCGCGACGACATGCGTCTTGGGCCATTCGAGGCTCAGCCGCGAGGCGAGCTTGTTCAGCACCTCATTGGCCGCGCTATAATCGCTCTGGCCGGCGTTACCGAAACGCCCCGCGATCGACGAGAAGAACAGCAGGAAGCGTAGCGCTTCGGGACGCAGCTTCTCGATCAGCGTGAAGGCCGGCGTCGCCTTGGTCGCGAAGACGCGATCGAAAGAGTCGAGCGTCTTGTCGCGAATGAGGCGATCGTCCAGCACGCCGGCGCCATGCAGCACGCCGTCTATGCGGCCGAAGCGCGCATACACATCATCGATGAGCCGGCCGAAAGCGTCGGCGTCGGTGATGTCGAGCGAATGATATTCGACGCGCGCGCCGGCCGCCGTCATCGCCTCGAGATTGGCGAGGATCCGGCGATCCTTCAGCATGCGCTTCCATTCGCGCTCGATCTCGACGGGCTTCACCTTCGGATTTTCGCCGCGCAGCCTGCCGATCAGAAATTCTTTCAGCTCGCTCGCGGAAAGTCGCCTTGTCTCCTCGGGCTCCGCCGCCGGCGCGGGGCTGCGCCCGACGAGGACGAGCCGCGGACGATAGGCGGAGGCGACCGCTCTCGCTATATCGGCGGTGATGCCATAGGCGCCGCCGGTCGCGAGCACGACGGCCTCGGGATCGAGACGCAGGCTCTCGATCTCGGCCGTCGCGGCGCTCGCCCGGCCGAGATCGAGCGTCCAGCGCCCGTCCTCGGTGAGGCCGATCTCGAGCGGCGCGGCGCGCAGGCCGGCCTCGATCATCAGCTCGCGCGCGATCACATCCTCCGCGAGCCGCGGATCGACGTCGATGCAGCGCACGCGCAAATCCCGCCATTCCTGCGCGGCGGATTTGGCGACGCCGAGCGAGCCCGCCGCGGCGGCCGAAAACCTTTGCTGTCGACGCAGGCCGAATTGGCCGTCGAGCGCGGTCACATTGACGAGCCAGCCGCCGCCGCGGCCGGCGCTGTCCTTCAAATCGCCTTCGAAAGTCTTGAGCAGCTGAAACAGATTGCGCGCGCAGGCGAGTCGGCGCCGATCCTCGGCGCCCTCGCCGTCGAGCCCGGCGAGGTTGAACAGTGCGCCGACGCGATAGCGGCCTTCGGCGAGACGCGTCGCCAGCGCCTTCACTCCTTCAGGATCGGCGAAGTCGATCGTCATCGCATCCGTCGCGAGCGGCGCCGTCTGGTCGCCCGGCAGCACGCGCCAAACCTGATAGCCGCGCGCCTTCAGCGCCGAGTCGAGCGCCGTGGCGATCGGCGTCGCCTCGCCGACGATGAGGATCATGCGCTCATAAGGATAGCCGTCCATCTCCGACGCCCGCGCGGCGCGCGGCGCGGGGAGGGGGGCGAGCACATAGCGAAGCGTTTCTTTAGAACCCACTGTCTCACTATTGGACTCCACCGTCCCCAGCGGGGACAGAGACGACGGAGCCTGAGATTTTTTTGCCGGTTCGGCTCCTTCCGCTTCCGCGCGGCGCGCATGCAGGCCGTCATACCATTCGACGACGGCGTTCAATGTCTTGAGCCCTGCGAGCTCGTCGAAGATCGCTTCTTCGTCGCGCCCCTCCATGAAGGGGAAGCGATCCTTGAGCTGGTTGAAAATCTCGATCCGCTTGATGGAGTCGACGCCGAGATCGGCCTCCATATGGGCGTCGAGATCGAGCATTTCCTCCGAATAGCCAGTGCGCTCGATCATTGTGGCGAGAAGCTCGGCCTTGAATTGCGCGGTCGGCGGCATTTCGATCGATGCGCCCTCGGCTTTCGGGGCCGTGGCGCCATTGGCGTGCGCCGGCGCTTTTGCAATGGGCGCAGCCGCCGCGCCATTGGCGGCCGCGAGAATCGCCTCCGGCAGCACAGGAACCGGCACGCTCGGCGTCAGCAGACGTTGCGGCGCCGGCGCGACGGGTTCGAGGCGCTGCGGCGCCTCGAACCGGGCCGGCTCTGGCGCAGGCTCGTCGTAAGAGGCCGTCTCGGCGCCGGCGAGGAGCCGCTCCTGCAGCGCGATGAAACGCTGCAGCGTCACCTGCTGCTCGCGCTGCAATTCGATGAGCTGCGTCAATTCACTGCGCATCTGCGCCATCGTCGGCGGCGAGCCTCGCGGACTCGCCGCGGCCGGCGCGGGCTCGCCGGCTTTCGGCTCTTTGTCGCTCACCATTTCTCTCCTTCGATACGGGATCGGCGTCGCTGCGACGCCATTCGATTCGATGGGCTTTCGAGGTCCGCTCGCGCCATTGACGGCGACGGGCGCGGGCGGCTTCTCGCTCGGAATGCGGATCGGCTCGGGCGCCGAGCTTTTCTCGACCGCCGTCGACGCCGGAGCACGCCAAGGAACCGCCTTGCCGCCGCTGACGCGCCAGACCGAGGCCGGCGGATCGGCGGCGGCCGCGGCCTCGTCGAGCAGCGCTTGCAGCCGCAATTCCGCGAAGCCCCGATGACGGAACCATTGCGCCACGTCCACCGGCAGGCCGAGCGTGATCGCCTGGGCGACCAAATGCCCGAATTGCAGCCAGCCCGGACGCTCCGGCGCATCGACGGCGAGCGTCACATGCTCGCGCTTGCCGAGAATGCGATCGACGAGGCCGCTCAGAACCATTCCCGGCCCCGCCTCGATGAAGACGCGCGCGCCCGCCTCATAGAGGCGCTCGATCTCCTCGACGAAGCGCAACGGCTCGGCGATATGGCGCGCCAGCAGCGCCTCTATCTCCCGCGCCTCGCTCGGATAAGGAGCGGCGGTCGTATTGCCGTAGACGGGCAGCTTCGGCGCGGCGAATTCGATCTTCGACAATTCCGCGGCGAGACGCGCCTGTGCCGGCGCCATTGCGGCGCAATGAAAGGCCGCCGTCACCGGCAGGCGCTTGGCGCGCAGACCCTGCGCGCGGAAGGCTTCGACCGCTCTGTCGATTGCAGCGCCGGCGCCGGCGACGATCGTCTGATCGGGCGCGTTGAGATTGGCGATCGCGACCTCGAGGCCGAGTGAATGGATCACTTGCGCGACGCGCGCCTCGTCGGCGGCGACGGCGGCCATCGTCCCGCCGTCGGCCGCGGCGGCCTCGGCCGAAATCTGGCCGCGAATCTGCGACAGCTTCAGGAGATCGTCGCGCGAGATCGCGCCGGCGACGCAGAGCGCGACATATTCGCCATAGGAATGGCCGGCGACGAAATCCGGCGCGAGGCCGAATTCGGCGAGAAGATCATAGGCGGTGAGATCGGCGACGCCGAGCGCCGGCTGCGCGGCGCGCGTGTCGTCGAGCTCCACCTTGCGACGCTCGCGCTCCTCCTCGGAAAAGCTCGGCAGGGGAAAGATATATTGCGAGAGCCGCTGCGGCAGCGCGCCCGCGAGAGCCTGATCCGCACGCTCGAAGAGGCCGTGACTCGATGGGCGCGACATCACGAGATCGCTCAGCATGTCGAGCTTCTGCGAGCCTTGCCCGGGGAAGAGCATGCAGACGCCGCCGGCCGGCGCCTCTGCGCCGCGATCATGAAAATAGATCCCTTGCGGCGCTCTGATCGTGCGCTTGCCCTTGCCTTGGCGCAGGAAGAATTCGAGCTTCGATCGCAGATCCTCGACCGAGGTCGCGACGATCGCCAGACGGCTCACCGGCTCGCCGGCGGGATGGCGGATCGCCTGCTCGTCGAGATGCAGCGAATAGGCGAGCTGCCCGAGCGAGAGAAGGTCTGGATGGACGAGCCGCTCGAGAAGGCTCTGCGCGGCGCGCTCGACCTCCGCGCCATCGGCGCGCGTCACCACGATGAGCTCGGCGGCGCGCGGCGTGAAATTCTCGACGTCGCCCGCGCGATAGCCGCCGTCATATTCCTCGAGGACGGCGTGGAAATTGGTGCCGCCGAAGCCGAAGGCGCTGACGCCGCAGCGCCGCGGCTCGTCCGGCGAACGCGCGAGCCATGGCCGCGCGCGCGTGTTC is a window encoding:
- a CDS encoding TolC family outer membrane protein; its protein translation is MKIHACIIIGLTAVGAILAPASAETLPSALASAYAYNPDLNQQRASVRVHDESVAKAWSGLRPNASVIAGLGAMRTELLVPTIRLPFMHERIYLHGDHDGNPQAVTVNVSQTLFDGGRTLNNVKKAESTVLSARANLRLIEQAVLQNAATAYMDVLRDTAILSLRQNNIRVLELQLANTRENAAAGYLTETDVAQAEAALSQARSDLYGAQARLKRSAASYHRIVGEEPKRLQPAGSVEKLLPRSVEDAIAIATGAHPGVEAAHHQVDAAEFAVHAAEADLLPSASVSGQLSQQNDFFLGLPGWRQFSYGVNVNFRVPLYQGGADFASVRQAKEQVGQARFGVDMQMGDARANVVGSYASLEAAKLQMKSDHATVKAAEMALNGVREEAKVGLRTTLDVLNAQQSLLHARVNVVVSQHDVVVASYAALASIGRLNRAALNLDVEHYDAEQHFENVRGKFFGVDTP
- a CDS encoding ABC transporter ATP-binding protein; protein product: MMQPILSARGLVHNFGEGPSAVQVLKNIDIDILPAEVLLLVGPSGSGKTTLVHILGHLLRPTAGKITICGKSTETLDEDRLAELRLQHFGFIFQAHNLFPMLTATENVMVALDLMGVDKDVARVRAHELLGSVGLGHRIDAFPAELSIGQKQRVAIARALAADPEILIADEPTAALDSENGLKAMELLQALARNGRRAVVIVTHDFRIFQFANRVLHLEDGRIVDKPPESSHSFGAGSAS
- a CDS encoding ABC transporter permease is translated as MTLLIAWRNLVHDRIRFAITLTGIAFSTILMGIQLGMLLNFVHTISTVVDHAGADLWITAEGVPSVDLATPLQERRRFQALSVEGVAAAEPYMLHFGFLKRPDGVRQIVIVIGIDPDSTMGLPFAMVEGPSAKEALAEPDGAVIDRLYADKLGIRTLGETVEINSHRIRVVGFTDGIRTFTQAPYVFMSLAKARSFFYAPDNDIAYVLVRVAEGYRPEAVAEALAARMSEVEVLTAGQLAWRSQYYWLVTTGAGITLVSSTLLALLVGVVIVAQTLYASTMDRLPEYAVIRAMGGPRSYLYRIIVQQAVLGGVFGAAIGLGVIGVVVIFTRNLSSAPEVPLWLAFGIVVATMLMCVAASIGSIGKVMTIDPVKVFR
- a CDS encoding HlyD family secretion protein; protein product: MKLDRPSPAILLLVGLAAVSSTMSGRAEQALSSSTKLVSQHRVAAAPGVVEPNSKEREISAQIVGVIKEFKVEENDEVTAEQIIAIIDNAEQSARVASAQAQLALRQAELDRILHGARAEELREAEAALSEADAGLKYARRDYERRLPLAKRGVSPQAMLDQTKANLDASEARRTVAAQRLAQLQSGARSEDVDAARARLRLADAELASAKAMFDKTFIRSPVAGTVLRRTHEVGETVTNVPPTAVAIVGDLRGLKVRAEVDETDIGKVTPDQRVEVVSDAYPGRKFQGRVSWVSSRMGSKIVQTGRPGDRVDTKVLQVLIDLDDDAKLPVGLRVDAYLFGELVAAKPAR